From the genome of Bordetella sp. H567, one region includes:
- a CDS encoding phosphoenolpyruvate hydrolase family protein has product MPRIARETIVQRLRGMIARGEPIIGAGAGTGLSARCEEAGGVDLIVIYNSGRYRMAGRGSLAGLLAYGNANEVVLEMAHEVLPVVRHTPVLAGVNGTDPFMIADAFLRRLQVLGFSGVQNFPTVGLIDGVFRANLEETGMSYGMEVEMIARAHAMDMLTTPYVFSAENAADMARAGADVVVCHLGLTTGGDIGARTAATLAECVPRIQAWADAARRARDDVIVLCHGGPISAPGDAAYILSQCPQCHGFFGASSMERLPAETALTETARQFKQITR; this is encoded by the coding sequence ATGCCGCGCATCGCGCGTGAAACCATCGTCCAACGCCTGCGCGGCATGATCGCGCGCGGCGAGCCCATCATCGGCGCGGGCGCCGGTACAGGCCTGTCCGCGCGCTGCGAAGAGGCCGGGGGCGTGGACCTGATCGTGATCTACAACTCCGGACGCTACCGCATGGCGGGACGCGGTTCGCTGGCCGGCTTGCTGGCCTATGGCAACGCCAACGAGGTCGTGCTGGAGATGGCGCACGAAGTGCTGCCCGTGGTCCGCCATACCCCGGTGCTGGCCGGCGTCAACGGCACGGACCCGTTCATGATCGCCGATGCCTTCCTGCGGCGGCTGCAGGTGCTCGGTTTCTCCGGCGTGCAGAATTTCCCGACCGTGGGCCTGATCGACGGCGTGTTTCGCGCCAACCTGGAAGAAACCGGCATGAGCTACGGCATGGAGGTCGAGATGATCGCGCGCGCGCATGCCATGGACATGCTGACCACGCCCTATGTGTTCAGCGCGGAGAACGCCGCCGATATGGCGCGCGCCGGCGCGGACGTGGTCGTCTGCCACCTGGGACTGACCACGGGCGGGGATATCGGCGCGCGCACGGCGGCTACCCTGGCCGAATGCGTGCCCCGCATCCAGGCCTGGGCGGATGCCGCCCGCAGGGCGCGCGACGACGTCATCGTGCTGTGCCACGGCGGCCCTATCTCGGCACCCGGGGACGCGGCCTACATCCTGTCGCAATGCCCGCAGTGCCATGGGTTCTTCGGCGCTTCCAGCATGGAGCGCCTGCCGGCCGAAACCGCGCTTACCGAAACCGCGCGGCAGTTCAAGCAAATCACCCGATAA
- a CDS encoding Tm-1-like ATP-binding domain-containing protein yields MPPVAVAVNRAAYVVGTFDTKARELFLLRDCLQRLGLRTVTVDVSTSGQPSPAGVHPREVARHHPDGEQAVFTGDRGSAVSAMARALARFLPSRRDLGGVIAAGGSGGTALASAGMRALPIGIPKVLVSTVASGDVRPYVGPSDICMMYSVTDVSGIHPISRQVLGNAAHALAGMVLHRAPPPQAQRPAVGLTMFGVTTPCVQAVTAALGSDYDCMVFHATGIGGNSMEKLVESRLLQGVIDVSTTEIADEIVGGVFSAGPGRLDAIVESGIPYVGSCGALDMVNFMAMDTVPERFRARKLYRHNDNITLMRTTPEENRRIGAFLVDKLNRMRGPVRFLLPEGGVSAIDMPGQPFWDPDADRALYATIEQGFRPSPARQLRRLPYHINDPRFAEALVQAFREIQADGPPLPLSPSQESRHAAHRA; encoded by the coding sequence ATGCCGCCCGTGGCCGTCGCCGTGAACCGCGCCGCCTACGTGGTGGGAACCTTCGATACCAAGGCGCGCGAGCTCTTCCTGCTGCGCGATTGCCTGCAGCGCCTGGGCCTGCGCACGGTGACCGTCGATGTCTCCACGTCCGGACAGCCCTCGCCCGCCGGCGTGCATCCTCGCGAAGTGGCCCGCCATCATCCGGATGGCGAACAGGCCGTCTTCACCGGCGACCGCGGGTCGGCCGTCTCGGCCATGGCGCGCGCGCTGGCCCGTTTCCTGCCCAGCCGGCGCGACCTGGGCGGCGTCATCGCCGCGGGCGGTTCAGGCGGCACCGCGCTGGCCAGCGCAGGCATGCGTGCGCTGCCCATCGGCATACCCAAGGTCCTGGTGTCCACGGTGGCGTCGGGCGACGTGCGGCCCTATGTCGGCCCCAGCGACATCTGCATGATGTATTCCGTCACGGACGTGTCCGGCATCCACCCGATCAGCCGCCAGGTCCTGGGCAACGCGGCCCATGCCCTGGCGGGCATGGTGCTGCATCGCGCCCCGCCCCCCCAGGCCCAGCGCCCCGCCGTGGGCCTGACGATGTTCGGCGTCACCACGCCTTGCGTGCAGGCGGTCACCGCGGCGTTGGGATCCGATTACGACTGCATGGTGTTCCATGCCACGGGCATCGGCGGCAACTCCATGGAGAAACTCGTCGAATCGCGGCTGCTGCAAGGCGTGATCGACGTGTCGACGACGGAGATCGCCGACGAGATCGTGGGCGGCGTGTTCTCCGCCGGGCCGGGCCGCCTGGATGCCATCGTCGAGAGCGGCATCCCCTATGTGGGCTCCTGCGGCGCGCTGGACATGGTGAACTTCATGGCCATGGACACCGTGCCGGAACGCTTCCGCGCGCGCAAGCTGTACCGGCACAACGACAACATCACGCTGATGCGCACCACGCCGGAGGAAAACCGCCGCATCGGCGCCTTCCTCGTGGACAAGCTGAACCGCATGCGCGGCCCCGTGCGCTTCCTGCTGCCCGAAGGCGGGGTCTCGGCCATCGACATGCCGGGCCAGCCTTTCTGGGATCCGGACGCCGACCGCGCGCTGTACGCCACCATCGAACAGGGATTTCGCCCGTCGCCGGCGCGCCAGCTGCGACGCCTGCCCTATCACATCAACGACCCGCGTTTTGCCGAGGCGCTGGTCCAGGCCTTCCGCGAGATCCAGGCGGACGGCCCGCCCCTTCCCTTGTCGCCCAGCCAGGAGAGCCGCCATGCCGCGCATCGCGCGTGA
- a CDS encoding ABC transporter ATP-binding protein: protein MMDGTRAAIGASSSFPGASPTEEGPAEMRQAGAPARRVGHFHALELHGISRAFGALKAIDGVSFNVEAGQRYAVLGSNGAGKTTLFNMITGDYPVTAGRVLLFGEDVTALPPWERIRRGLRRTYQSSLLFRDLNVRDNLYLAVRGVSRGRFSLRRTARASASDLAAEALLAHAGLTQLADTPVALLSHGQQRQLEIGMALAGAPRLILFDEPAAGLSPAERRELVALLRALPPHIAYVIIEHDLEIALSVATRVTVMHNGRVLRHGTPQEIENDPDVQAIYMGERRHGH, encoded by the coding sequence ATGATGGACGGCACGCGCGCGGCCATCGGCGCCTCCTCCTCGTTTCCCGGGGCCTCTCCCACCGAGGAGGGCCCCGCCGAGATGCGGCAAGCCGGTGCACCGGCGCGGCGTGTGGGCCATTTCCATGCGCTGGAACTGCACGGCATCAGCCGCGCATTCGGTGCGCTGAAAGCCATCGACGGGGTCTCGTTCAATGTCGAGGCGGGCCAGCGCTACGCCGTGCTCGGGTCCAACGGCGCGGGCAAGACCACCCTGTTCAATATGATCACGGGCGATTATCCGGTCACCGCCGGCCGCGTGCTGCTGTTCGGCGAGGACGTGACCGCGCTGCCGCCCTGGGAGCGCATCCGGCGCGGGCTGCGCCGCACCTACCAGTCCTCGCTGCTGTTCCGCGACCTGAACGTGCGGGACAATCTATACCTGGCGGTGCGCGGCGTCTCGCGTGGACGCTTCAGCTTGCGGCGCACCGCCAGGGCCAGCGCCTCGGACCTGGCCGCCGAAGCGCTGCTGGCGCACGCGGGATTGACGCAACTGGCCGACACACCGGTCGCGCTGCTGTCGCACGGGCAGCAGCGCCAGCTGGAAATCGGCATGGCCCTGGCCGGCGCGCCCCGCCTGATCCTGTTCGACGAACCGGCCGCCGGCCTGTCGCCCGCCGAGCGCCGCGAGCTGGTGGCGTTGCTGCGCGCGCTGCCGCCCCATATCGCCTACGTCATCATCGAACACGACCTGGAAATCGCCCTGTCGGTGGCGACGCGCGTGACCGTCATGCACAACGGACGCGTGCTGCGCCACGGCACGCCGCAGGAGATCGAGAACGATCCGGACGTGCAGGCCATCTACATGGGAGAGCGGCGACATGGTCACTGA
- a CDS encoding ABC transporter substrate-binding protein yields the protein MTYAITATLARTPRRAAQAAGSLALALAAVLGAHPAKAQEVIKIGALATLEGPFAVPGQDGMRGVDLAVAEHKGMVAGKKIEIIKASSNGNPDTAVNAVRKLVEQDGVRILIGPLSGSEGIAVKNYAKTHPEVTFVNGSSAAQGTTLQEPAPNFFRFSPDGAQWQAGLGTYAYKDKGYKRVVSVAEDYSFPYSLLQGFMIEFCKAGGKVVDKHWVPLGTKDYSSVIARLPDNIDAIYVALGGSDAVNFFSQYEQAGGDKPLIAGSITIDQSVLGYKGKRRDALIGTPSAGPIADNYGDPAWKKFVADYRAAYKDGLPSPSLFAHAYYVNTKAVLDALEQEKADLSDNQAKLRQTLSTMTVSTPTGNVKLDENRNAVANIFLTEVAKNSDGTLYNKFVKVIPDVDQRLGLSKAEFDKMGLGSRTNPECK from the coding sequence ATGACATACGCGATTACCGCCACCCTTGCGCGCACACCGCGCCGCGCCGCCCAGGCCGCCGGCTCGCTGGCGCTGGCGCTTGCCGCCGTGCTGGGCGCGCATCCCGCCAAGGCGCAGGAGGTCATCAAGATCGGCGCCCTGGCCACGCTCGAAGGGCCGTTCGCCGTGCCGGGCCAGGATGGCATGCGGGGCGTGGACCTGGCCGTGGCCGAGCACAAGGGCATGGTGGCGGGCAAGAAGATCGAGATCATCAAGGCCTCGTCCAACGGCAATCCGGATACGGCGGTCAACGCCGTGCGCAAGCTGGTGGAGCAGGACGGCGTGCGCATCCTGATCGGGCCCTTGTCCGGCTCCGAGGGCATCGCGGTGAAGAACTACGCCAAGACGCACCCCGAAGTGACTTTCGTGAACGGCTCGTCGGCCGCGCAGGGCACGACGCTGCAGGAACCCGCGCCCAACTTCTTCCGGTTTTCGCCCGACGGCGCGCAATGGCAGGCGGGACTGGGCACCTATGCCTACAAGGACAAGGGCTACAAGCGCGTGGTCTCCGTGGCCGAGGACTATTCGTTTCCCTATTCGCTGCTGCAGGGCTTCATGATCGAGTTCTGCAAGGCGGGCGGCAAGGTCGTGGACAAGCATTGGGTACCGCTGGGAACCAAGGACTATTCGTCCGTCATCGCCCGCCTGCCCGACAATATCGACGCCATCTACGTCGCCCTGGGCGGCTCGGACGCGGTGAACTTTTTCTCGCAGTATGAACAGGCCGGCGGCGACAAGCCGCTGATCGCCGGCTCCATCACCATCGATCAATCGGTGCTGGGCTACAAGGGCAAGCGCCGCGATGCCCTGATCGGCACGCCCTCGGCGGGACCGATCGCCGACAACTACGGCGATCCGGCGTGGAAGAAGTTCGTGGCCGATTACCGCGCCGCGTACAAGGATGGCCTGCCCAGTCCCAGCCTGTTCGCGCATGCCTATTACGTCAATACCAAGGCGGTGCTGGACGCGCTGGAGCAGGAAAAAGCCGATCTGTCGGACAACCAGGCCAAGCTGCGCCAGACCTTGTCCACCATGACGGTGTCCACCCCCACGGGCAACGTCAAGCTGGATGAAAACCGCAACGCCGTCGCCAACATCTTCCTGACGGAGGTGGCGAAGAACAGCGACGGCACGCTGTACAACAAGTTCGTCAAGGTCATTCCTGACGTGGACCAGCGGCTGGGCCTGTCGAAGGCGGAATTCGACAAGATGGGGCTGGGCTCGCGCACCAATCCGGAATGCAAATGA
- a CDS encoding branched-chain amino acid ABC transporter permease — MSAAKWRRVMTQPAAAYPVASAGVGRRQQRGVSRTTLLHVCIAVALLLYPVVATPFFIFQVGAQSLVLGLIALSLALLAGYGGMVTLSQMTVAGIAGYAVALLGINADAAHSLGWPWWLAVLAALAIGTLAATLIGMLAVRTEGIYTIMITLAIGVAFFYLVQQNYTVFNGFQGLARILPPAPYGADLRAPVPFYYISLACATLGYAAVAYVARAPFGMALQGIRDNARRMRALGFDVTAHRIAAHALAGLIASVGGVLLVWYNSQISPGSVNTTSMINILIIAVLGGMRHPAGAFLGALLFVLLQNFAIDLVDRERFNLVIGGVFLLVLMVSPDGLLGLRRRLRGPARPAEPVHTQGATPGAAPAGITTRTRRHP, encoded by the coding sequence ATGAGTGCGGCGAAATGGCGGCGCGTCATGACCCAGCCGGCGGCAGCGTATCCGGTGGCCTCGGCCGGCGTCGGGCGGCGCCAACAGCGTGGCGTATCGCGCACGACCCTGCTCCATGTCTGCATCGCGGTGGCTTTGCTGCTGTATCCCGTCGTGGCCACGCCCTTTTTCATCTTTCAAGTGGGCGCACAGTCGCTGGTGCTGGGCCTGATCGCGCTGTCGCTGGCGCTGCTGGCGGGCTACGGCGGCATGGTCACCCTGTCGCAGATGACCGTCGCGGGCATCGCCGGCTATGCGGTGGCGCTGCTGGGCATCAACGCCGACGCGGCGCACAGCCTGGGATGGCCGTGGTGGCTGGCCGTCCTGGCCGCGCTGGCCATCGGCACGCTGGCGGCCACGCTGATCGGCATGCTGGCCGTGCGCACGGAAGGAATCTATACCATCATGATCACGCTGGCCATCGGCGTGGCGTTCTTCTACCTGGTCCAGCAGAACTACACCGTCTTCAACGGTTTCCAGGGCCTGGCGCGCATCCTGCCGCCCGCGCCGTACGGGGCGGATCTGCGCGCGCCGGTGCCGTTCTACTACATCAGCCTGGCCTGTGCCACCTTGGGCTACGCGGCCGTGGCCTATGTGGCGCGCGCCCCCTTCGGCATGGCGCTGCAAGGCATACGCGACAACGCCCGTCGCATGCGGGCCCTGGGTTTCGACGTGACGGCGCATCGCATCGCCGCGCACGCGCTCGCGGGCCTGATCGCCAGCGTCGGCGGCGTGCTGCTGGTCTGGTACAACTCGCAGATTTCCCCCGGCTCGGTCAACACGACGTCCATGATCAATATCCTGATCATCGCCGTGCTGGGCGGCATGCGGCATCCCGCTGGCGCCTTCCTGGGCGCGCTGCTGTTCGTGCTGCTGCAGAACTTCGCCATTGATCTGGTGGACCGCGAACGGTTCAACCTGGTGATCGGGGGCGTGTTCCTCCTGGTTCTGATGGTTTCGCCGGACGGCCTGCTGGGCCTGCGGCGCAGATTGCGCGGGCCGGCTCGGCCCGCCGAGCCGGTTCATACGCAGGGCGCCACCCCCGGCGCCGCACCCGCTGGAATCACCACGAGAACCAGGAGACATCCATGA
- a CDS encoding branched-chain amino acid ABC transporter permease yields the protein MKRYGSWILALALLAILSGLAAVAIADNARLFGLSLLNGLTLAALYFLVASGFTLVFGLMRNVNLAHGSLFLLGGYIGYTVGDATGSWFLALAAGFVATALAGLLLQLLVFQHMEGQDLRQTLVTLGLSIVLADIFLWIWGGEAYQFDPPRWLLGVVSVPGVGKYSGFRLVVLLSAVVIGTALWLFLNRTRVGMMIRAGVDNKRMLSASGVNVQKVFAITFAVGAGLAGFAGVMGGTALSIAPGEDVRYLLASLIVVIVGGMGSISGAAVGALLIGLAETFGLAYAPTYGVVFTFLIMVAVLAFRPEGLMGRRA from the coding sequence GTGAAGCGCTACGGGTCCTGGATCCTGGCTCTCGCCCTGCTGGCCATCCTGTCAGGGCTGGCCGCTGTCGCCATCGCGGACAACGCGCGGCTTTTTGGCCTGTCGCTGTTGAACGGGCTGACCCTGGCCGCCCTCTATTTCCTGGTTGCCAGCGGTTTCACGCTGGTGTTCGGCCTGATGCGCAACGTCAACCTGGCGCACGGATCCTTGTTCTTGCTGGGCGGCTATATCGGCTATACGGTGGGCGATGCGACCGGGTCGTGGTTCCTGGCGCTGGCCGCCGGCTTCGTGGCCACGGCACTGGCCGGCCTGCTGCTGCAATTGCTGGTCTTCCAGCACATGGAAGGACAGGACTTGAGGCAGACGCTGGTAACCCTGGGGCTGTCCATCGTACTGGCCGATATCTTCCTGTGGATCTGGGGCGGCGAAGCCTACCAGTTCGATCCGCCGCGCTGGCTCTTGGGTGTGGTGAGCGTGCCCGGCGTGGGCAAGTACTCGGGCTTCCGGCTGGTCGTACTGCTGTCGGCGGTGGTGATCGGGACGGCGTTATGGCTGTTCCTGAACCGGACCCGCGTCGGCATGATGATCCGCGCCGGCGTGGACAACAAACGCATGCTGTCGGCCAGCGGCGTCAATGTGCAAAAGGTATTCGCGATTACGTTTGCCGTCGGGGCCGGCCTGGCCGGGTTCGCCGGGGTCATGGGCGGCACGGCCCTGTCCATCGCACCCGGCGAGGACGTGCGCTACCTGCTGGCTTCCCTGATCGTGGTGATCGTCGGCGGCATGGGCAGCATCAGCGGCGCCGCCGTGGGCGCCCTGCTGATCGGGCTGGCGGAAACCTTCGGCCTGGCTTATGCGCCCACCTATGGCGTGGTGTTCACCTTTCTGATCATGGTCGCCGTGCTGGCCTTCCGTCCCGAGGGTCTGATGGGCAGGCGGGCCTGA
- a CDS encoding metal-dependent hydrolase family protein translates to MAEVLFTNVRVFDGTGALPYSGEVLVQGNRITRVSRSTRSLTMGGVTVVDGAGAFLMPGMTEAHTHFSWNDQPSLDAIQRMPVEEHVVWCITVARRYLDMGWTSCVGAATAKPRLDVVTRNAIRDGQIVGPRYLAASQEITTTGGLGDSTPPHMPYPELSFGAIVNGPEEMRKMVRLFVKYGVDQLKINLSGEYIAGLPAEMTQFSEEEVAMCVSEARRFGKRVAAHARSCESIKQCIRHGIDIIYHASFTDEEALDMLESKKDRVFVAPGLAWLVNTSYHASEWGLTPEVTAKMGYHRELEVAVESMKKMHRRGIRILPGGDYGFAWTPHGTNATDLEYFVKYVGMSPQEALLSATTLGGQIMMQGNELGQIRDGYLADLLLIDGDPLADIRILQDKKRILAVMKDGEFHRAPQIASARSTRWAA, encoded by the coding sequence ATGGCAGAGGTGCTGTTCACCAACGTACGCGTATTCGATGGAACCGGTGCGCTGCCCTATTCGGGCGAGGTGCTCGTCCAGGGCAACCGCATCACGCGCGTGTCGCGCTCCACGCGTTCCCTGACGATGGGCGGGGTCACGGTCGTGGACGGCGCGGGCGCCTTCCTGATGCCGGGCATGACCGAGGCCCACACCCATTTTTCCTGGAACGACCAGCCCTCGCTGGATGCCATCCAGCGCATGCCCGTCGAAGAGCATGTCGTCTGGTGCATCACCGTGGCGCGCCGCTACCTGGACATGGGATGGACGTCCTGCGTGGGCGCGGCAACGGCCAAGCCGCGGTTGGACGTGGTCACGCGCAATGCCATCCGCGACGGCCAGATCGTCGGCCCGCGCTACCTGGCGGCCAGCCAGGAAATCACCACCACCGGCGGCTTGGGCGATTCGACGCCGCCGCACATGCCCTACCCGGAACTGAGCTTCGGCGCCATCGTCAACGGCCCGGAGGAAATGCGCAAGATGGTGCGGCTGTTCGTGAAGTATGGCGTAGACCAGTTGAAGATCAACCTTTCGGGCGAGTACATCGCGGGACTGCCGGCGGAAATGACGCAGTTTTCCGAAGAGGAGGTCGCCATGTGCGTGTCCGAGGCCAGGCGCTTCGGCAAGCGCGTCGCCGCGCACGCGCGATCCTGCGAGTCGATCAAGCAGTGCATACGCCACGGCATCGACATCATCTACCACGCCAGCTTCACGGATGAAGAGGCGCTGGACATGCTGGAATCGAAAAAGGATCGCGTCTTCGTGGCGCCGGGCCTGGCCTGGCTGGTGAATACCTCGTACCACGCCAGCGAGTGGGGATTGACGCCCGAGGTCACCGCGAAGATGGGCTATCACCGCGAACTCGAGGTCGCCGTGGAGTCGATGAAGAAGATGCACCGCCGCGGCATACGCATCCTGCCCGGCGGCGACTACGGATTTGCCTGGACGCCCCATGGCACCAACGCCACCGACCTGGAGTACTTCGTGAAGTACGTGGGCATGTCGCCGCAGGAGGCGCTGCTGTCGGCCACGACCCTGGGCGGACAGATCATGATGCAGGGCAACGAACTGGGGCAGATCCGCGACGGCTACCTGGCCGACCTGCTGCTCATCGACGGCGATCCGCTGGCCGATATCCGCATCCTGCAGGACAAGAAGCGCATCCTGGCGGTGATGAAGGACGGCGAGTTCCACCGGGCGCCGCAGATCGCCAGCGCGCGCAGCACGCGCTGGGCTGCCTGA
- a CDS encoding alpha/beta fold hydrolase, translated as MSTEFVNRIAVEVDGHGDAVVCIHGLGGSSNNWTPVMGAFSRFRVLRIDLPGSARSHAVAGPIGIDSLAQSVRDICARLGVERAHLVGHSLGTIVCFKLATAWPELVRSLALFGPMLCPPDGARANIRARGQRARDEGVAGMQAIADAIVAGATSADTRQHQPAAVALVRESVMRQDPDGYARSCDALADAQAAPIDAIACPTLLVTGDEDGVAPPLSVRAIGERIRGSRVVIYPRCGHWTTFERPDACLRELKDFYSAHAR; from the coding sequence ATGAGTACCGAATTCGTCAATCGCATCGCGGTCGAAGTCGACGGGCACGGCGATGCCGTCGTGTGCATCCACGGCCTTGGGGGATCGTCGAACAACTGGACGCCCGTCATGGGCGCCTTCAGCCGGTTTCGCGTGCTGCGCATCGATCTGCCGGGCAGCGCGCGCTCGCACGCCGTGGCCGGACCGATCGGCATCGACAGCCTGGCCCAGTCGGTGCGCGACATCTGTGCGCGGCTGGGCGTGGAGCGCGCGCACCTGGTTGGCCACTCGCTGGGCACCATTGTCTGCTTCAAGCTGGCGACGGCGTGGCCCGAACTGGTGCGCAGCCTGGCCTTGTTCGGACCGATGCTCTGCCCGCCCGACGGGGCGCGCGCCAATATCCGGGCACGCGGCCAGCGCGCGCGCGACGAAGGCGTGGCGGGCATGCAAGCCATTGCCGATGCCATCGTGGCCGGCGCGACATCCGCCGACACCCGGCAACACCAGCCCGCGGCAGTGGCCCTGGTGCGCGAAAGCGTCATGCGCCAGGACCCGGACGGCTATGCGCGCAGCTGCGACGCCCTGGCCGACGCGCAGGCCGCCCCCATCGACGCGATTGCCTGCCCCACCCTGCTGGTAACCGGCGACGAGGACGGCGTTGCGCCGCCCCTGTCGGTGCGCGCCATCGGCGAACGGATCCGCGGCAGCCGCGTGGTGATCTATCCCCGCTGTGGACACTGGACCACCTTTGAGCGTCCCGATGCCTGCCTGCGTGAATTGAAGGATTTCTATTCGGCGCACGCGCGCTGA
- a CDS encoding TetR/AcrR family transcriptional regulator codes for MGYSPNAITAVPQAPTRGPRARTWKLLMDAASSLIEEGHTPTVAEVAKRAQVSRATAYRYFPTRSRLITAMVDTALGPVRSWSSSQADGRARITELFESTFIRFKEFEPHMRAAAQLALEHQALERAGILEEEPYRRGHRIRILAHAVEPFRAQVPAKATDRLQKALSIIYGIEPHIILKDIWGAKNKEVEAIVFWMVGALIEATLKEAKDTAPAKTGRRPARRGADAAGKAAA; via the coding sequence ATGGGATATTCCCCTAACGCAATCACCGCCGTGCCGCAGGCGCCTACCCGCGGGCCGCGCGCGCGTACCTGGAAGCTGCTGATGGACGCGGCCAGCAGCCTCATCGAAGAAGGGCATACCCCAACCGTGGCGGAGGTCGCCAAGCGTGCGCAGGTATCGCGCGCGACGGCCTATCGGTATTTCCCCACCCGCAGCCGCTTGATCACGGCCATGGTCGACACGGCGCTGGGACCGGTGCGGTCCTGGTCGTCGTCGCAAGCGGACGGCCGCGCCCGTATCACGGAGCTCTTCGAATCGACCTTCATCCGCTTCAAGGAGTTCGAGCCGCACATGCGTGCCGCCGCCCAATTGGCCCTGGAACACCAGGCTTTGGAGCGCGCCGGCATCCTGGAGGAAGAGCCCTATCGGCGCGGGCATCGCATCCGTATCCTGGCGCACGCGGTGGAGCCGTTCCGCGCCCAGGTGCCCGCCAAGGCCACGGACCGCTTGCAGAAGGCCTTGTCCATCATCTACGGCATCGAGCCGCACATCATCCTGAAGGATATTTGGGGCGCGAAGAACAAAGAGGTGGAGGCGATCGTCTTTTGGATGGTGGGGGCCCTGATCGAGGCCACCTTGAAAGAGGCCAAGGACACCGCGCCCGCCAAAACCGGCAGGCGCCCGGCGCGGCGCGGTGCCGACGCGGCTGGCAAGGCCGCGGCCTAG